The Lolium rigidum isolate FL_2022 chromosome 2, APGP_CSIRO_Lrig_0.1, whole genome shotgun sequence genomic interval ggtctatggctgtagctactgCATGATACACCAATTTCCTGATATGAACTTGctaagtacgctcgtactcattccctcccatttgaaccaccttcttagatcaagtcaccgaaggagaaactactatGAAACTCGAATACAAAGGAGTCaattgcaacaagatgaagaatccaagcgaagaagtcaatgaagtcaacttctgcagcaactagagtggaaacttagactagtaatagaagggaacctttaccTAATCCtatcacctaagtagctagatttctacagcaagccaagtagctcttaaacttaagttagcaataagttatacTACGAGTCGTTTTTCTGTTATACTACGAGTCGtttttctggagctttatttgaagttttacctcactgtaaagtaggaggttgtgttgatcttctgtaaatagtttttgtatccttctatagacatgccttggactcgcatatgtctctgttgtaccactctgaggaatgtaatatgagtggaacggtgtttcacttgtgttatgtcaacgacgtgcgtactacaacatgcagtggtatgctttgtcaccacagctatgcacgcagtcgccgggatggggaagactagagagtagcgcaccaAAAGGAATTTCGTGAGAGAGGCATATTAGAGAGTTTTGGGAGCTAGAGCTCCAGATCTGATCTTTCTCCTTGtacttaggcttccttgagtgtgtctcgaactcgaaattgagtcacgaaacgcgacgtgcatgcgagccgagccgagccgagccaagGCGGGGCGggacgggcggaggaggaggagcgcgcgagggctccttctattctcactcacttggaaggacttgAACatcgggagcggtgttttggaacatgggtccctatgctctctatatttcgacatgcatcttacatacattttaaatttaaaaaattgaaactaaaagttcgcacgtacatcttcacgtgctacgtgctcacaaagtcgtttcataaaaaatcgacttatcatgtgacgtgtgtaaaaaagacaaaattcagtgctaaaaataatgcttttcacaagataaactttctctttattatatagaccacacaaaatattggtttttcgtgaaacttgacgaacgcacgtatattatgaagatgtacatgtagaattttttgtccaaattttccgacatttcgaaatacaattttttagtagagggagcatacgcacccgggagccgaattgaattttcgtAGAAcatcagcccttatataccactccaactctcttccaACTAGCAATGCGGGACTAACTTTGTCCGCCAAGGCTGTCCCAAACATCCAACGTGATGGGGCTTGAGATTTAAGGAATTTTAGACTATATGGGTtgccttattgggctgcagcccatctacattcaacatacGGGTCGAAAAatggctggcgcagaacagaTCCCATAAACCAAAACTATAAAACAGAattctgttttacagttttggtttatGGGATCTGTTTCGCGCCAGCGGCTTCCGAATCCGTAAAGGAAGGGTTTTTCatagaattcatatgcaacacatacaacaatcgatcataattaatcaaataatcatccaaattattacagcACATAAGCAATAGTCtgaaccaaattattacaacagtttTGGGAAAGTTGAAGAAATGAAAAATGTCTCAACTAAATTATAACAATTTTCGGAAAATTGGACAAATGAACAAGTGTCTCAACAATGATGCATGTGCCACATAAATGAATGAAATGGTAGGATCAAAGACGACGGCCATGTCGCTGCCAGTGGTGCAATTTTAGATCATAAACGAGCTAGGCATGTCTACTAGCATTCTTAATCTGCCGATGTGTTTCAAGGAAAGTTTCAATGTGATCCGGATTGCGTTGGGgttccactcgggtgccaacgTTGTCATAGAGAAGGAGCATGGTGGCCTCCATCTCGTCGTCCTGGAGCAGGTCGTCGATGTCGGAATCGTCCGAGCTCGATGAATCCAACAGATCGACATCGATGAACTCGTCgcccgagctcatcctcgattcggacggtgcagcggcggcgcggcAACCGGAGTTGGGCGAGGAACCGCGGGCGGGGTGCGGGGTGACCTGCGCTAGCTCTGGGATGCTGTGCTCGGGAGAATTGGGCGGTGCGGCGGCGGAgtgtggaggcggcgcggggagggagagagcgagtagttgcgtcagctgaaatttcagcgcgcccTAGATATGGATCCACCGTTCGGTTCGCTCGAacgacccctacaaatacagaCCGATTTGGGTTTTCAATCTCGGCCCGAGGAAAAAGTCGATTTCCGTTTACGGTAACTGATTGGCGTCATTTTTCAGCCCGAACTTGTAAACTAgcggtctgctagagatgctctaagtaagcATCGAGTCTGGCACCTCGCAGCATCGTCTCCGTGCTGGCCATGCGCAAAAGATTATTAGATGAGATAGCTTCGCACTTGACTTGGGTGCAAGGACAAAGTTCACCAAAGAAGTCTGAAAGATTCTGGAGTTTTAAGGTGAACTTTCAGCTTTGGTTCAAATTCacggtacaaaatttatagctcACCAACTGATATTGCTTGCATACATGCATGACTGGCTCAATTGCTAACATCCAAGTGAAGATCCAAGATGTCTTAGCAAGAGGAGCATGGATCTGAATGTACCAATCGATTAAAAGCACCAGGCTCTAGTTCATTCAACTTGTTACTACAGGTTCAGCTGAGCTAATGAATCCGACAAGCGACAGCACCTTATTACATGCAATCTCTACGCCAATAGAAAACCTACAAATTTCAGAATGAGCCAAAATAGGAGCTTCTTCTCTGAATAAAACACCCACAGGTCATAAATATTAGTTACTGAAGGAAGCTTCAGGGTATCATCAACTTCACTAGCATCTTCAAGAGGAGACCGACTCCAGATGGACTGAATCCGCCATCTGCACTGACTGTACCAATTTATACAACTTGTTATTTGTTCAGGTTGACTGAGTTAAGCTGGTGAATATGGCAGGCGATGGGCCGCATGTGCCACAGTGTTACAATCTCTAGTACAATTTAGAAGGGCTACAGAACTTGCAAGATTCAAAATGGGAAAAGTGGGAGCTTCTTCTCGCCTGGTTCAGGTCACGAATACCTGTAACTGATGCTGCTTCAGGGCATCATCAACTAGCATCGTCGAGTCTTGACTCCTGTTAGAGATTGAAATCAGCCTCTGACCAAAAGTTGATCCTCCATCAGAATCACGTCTACTAGAGCAAAGTGCCAGCCACCATGATTTCGTCACCAGATCTTACCGCGGAAGAAAGAAGGCACCATTCACATTCAGTAACCTATAATATCACATGCACTAGAGAAGAGACACACAAACTGATAATCAAATCAGAGCTATTTTCCACCTCCTATGCATTATTGTTGGGACACAGCTGAGATCTCGTTTTCTTCCATTTCCAACTTCTACAGCCTCATATCAGGAACACATAAATGTGCAACATCCTCTCCTCACAAAGCTAGCTTGGTTCTTAATTTGAAGAACGCAATATGCTTCTATTCCTATATTTGTAATTCTGCAAGATTCTATAACTATGCATTATCTGACAGTTAGTACTTGCATGTGTAGGTCCAGATTTAAATAAAATAGATGTCAAAGAGATGATGTTTGGTACAACTGTGGAAATTGCTGCATTCCCTTAAAGTTCAGACCATGATTGGTTAAGTCATCATCTCTTGGGTTGTCTCTTGGCTAAGGTTGTAACAAATTCTAGCATACATGTCTTAAGAATAGATTGTAACCAACACAAATTATTAAAAGAACATCTAAAAAAGCAGATATAAAAGAGCATTTTTTTTAGGATGGTACATAAGACTTACTATCCTTTAAAAAGTATGCAAATGGATAAAGATGGCATATATATAGGCAGACAGTGCTACTATGGACTAAAAGTAACTAAAAGGTATGTAAGATATTATACGGTAATACCATAACCCTTTTTAAGGTAACCTTAATAAGTTCCTTTACTGTATGAAAGGCCCTCTACTTTTCAGCACCCTACCATACAAATATCAACTCTCTCCTGTAACAATACCAGGGCCTTCGAAATATTTgttagggcatgcccaatgcactgccctagaggtACTGCTTCACACCTTtagctaggttcgggtggtccaaagtaggttcggatgaggaggcagcctcctcttcaagaagtgggATCTTAAACCTTAAAAGCATgatttttggagagagaaagagatacatagtgtcatatttgtgtAGCCCTACATGGGTAGTTTGTCAGCAAAAATGCTACTGCTGCTACAATTACTGCACTATTCAGTTTTAAGATCAGATGTCCCCAGATAAAGTATCAGCCAGTAGGCCATCCAAAAATACAagagaaaaataagccaaaaaatgATAGAAACAACTAGTAAACAATTATCCACTTTGCAGTTAATATCTTGTAAACAAAGTTATTGCACAAAGAGTAGAGCAAGCAACCAACATTCAAGATCAAAACTTCACCCTCACCAGTGATCAACGCATTGTGATCATCAACTAATACAAACTTGATCCCCACGAAAAACAAGTACAAACTTTCTGTCCAGACAAAATTTTGAAACTTGGTATCATCTGCCAAAATGAGAGAACCTTCTTTCAAGGAAAGATACACTGAGGTTTGCATTGACAACTGCAATGGCTATTAAATAACATAAAGATACAGTGTGCAGATATACTAATCACTGATAGTTGAAAGCATTTGCAGAATGCCCTGATATTCTCAATGTTCCTATATGTGTATCAATATGACACGAGGATGGATAAGATAGCAGTGTGATGGTTTCTTCTCTACTGAATGAAGTAATGAACATAATTTCATCCTGGATTACCAACCCCTAATCAACATGTAAAAAGCGTACATAGTAAGCCAGACATCCACCACTTAGTTATGCGAAGAACACCAAATCAGGAATTGTCAGCCTGCTACACGGAGTGAAAATTTGTTGTGCCATATGCAGTTACCAGTATTCATACCCGTTCTTGGCTCATGTAAATCTGAATCTAGTAGGCATTTCCCCTCTGCAGGCTGCTGCATAGTCTTCAGCAAGGTGTGGTGCAGCTTTCTTGTGAGGGCATATAAACCTCGCCATGAAGAACTTCTCGCTAATCATGACTGTATTATAGTAGTCTCGGTCTTGATGTAGCAACCCTTTTACCTTAAGAAACTTTAGGACATAGTACCGGGGTTTGATCCGGCCCTCCAGGCTATAACTGAGCAATGCTGGCCGATGAGCAATGTACCCTGGTTCCAATCCCACCTCAGAGATAAAGAACTCTGATTTTCTCTCCAGCGCGTCATTAGACCTAACCAGGACCATTGGAGCCTTACGAACAGCAATGCCCACCTCAGCATCCGACCACTTGAGCATGTTCTTCAACTGCTCCACTTTGATGGCAATCTCCTTCCCGCTGAGGAATGCGACAGCCTGCATCGCTTGCCTGAACATTCCAGAGCCACGGGGCACACCTACagcttcggcgcgggtcgccatCGCCCGGACGTGCTCTGGTTTGGTGGCAAGTATCCATCGCGCACAGCCGCACAGCGAGGCAATATCGCAAGCACCTAGCCCACACTCCTCCAGGAACGCAACATTGGGCTTGACCACCTTCTCGAGGCTGCTTGAGAGGAGATTGGAGCTGTGATTGAGAGCCCGGAGGAGCCTCTCGGTGGAGCCGAAAAGAGGCAGGTAGTACTGCAGCTTGGAGACGATGCATCTAGAGCGGAATCTTTCGGGGGCGAGCGAGACAAGGCGGGCAACCTCAGAACGCGATATACCCAAGCCGTTGAGCCCGAGGACGACGGGGTCGAGGGTTCTCTCCACGCCAGCGCAGAGGAACTTGGGGTCCCtggcgacgacggcagcgacatCGGCGCTGGAGAGGCCGAGGCCGGCGAGGAAGGCGAGCACAGCATCCGGCTTGGATGGGCAGTTGACGTGGGGGATCTTCGTGGCGGCCTTGAGGGCTTGCGCTCGGGTGAGGCCGCAGGTGTCGATGAGGTACTTCTCGACGGCGAAGCTAGGCCTTGGGGAAACGGCGGCCGCAGCCGCAGAGAGGTGTTGGTGGAGAGGCCagacggtggaggcggcggaaGTCGATAGGAGATGGGAGAGAATGGAGTTTCTGAGGCGGAGCATGgctgcgcgacggcggcggcggcggcggcagcggcggtggtgAGGGAGATATGTTGTTAGATGGTCAGGTGCTCTCGAATTGCAAGACTGGGCCTttcgggagagagtaccaacgaaAACCAACACGCTCAGTGTATATTACTCCGTACTTGCGAAAAAACGaacgctgtgtttggatgcatagaattgGGCTTTGGAATTGAATCTGAATGGAATACCAAATCCAAGATGGAAAGGAAATCACCTCCAATTCCAATTCTATTGTTTGGGTGTGCATGGTATTTGATCTTAGAATCAAAGGATGGCACCAATTCCGATTCTTGTTTGGATGTACAAACCGTGAAATTGAATGTTTTGTTGAATTTGGATAACAACAACTTGCCAACAAGTATGaaaaataatatattattttttacagGATAGATATGAGAACTACAACACGCCTGACGTAAATATACCGTATATTAGAATGTTTATTTAATCATTTTCACACGTAACAACATAATATACTGAAAAGGATCGTGCTGTTATGGAAAAATATTCTAAATTGTGTGCAGCAAGCACATTTTCAATAATGTGCAGCAAGCACATAGATGAAGTTTCATACAAGTCACAATCCAGCTGCTCACATATACAAAACTCTCGTAGGGAATCATCGCCTAATCCTGAAACTTCATCTGCGTGTGTGAGTGAGCATTAAGCAGCACACATGGATCAGCACATTTCATTCTTCAGTGTCCATCATCACGGGCTGCTTCATCTTGTCTTCCTCCTCGACAAACTTGAGGCTTATAT includes:
- the LOC124686605 gene encoding transcription termination factor MTERF8, chloroplastic-like, whose protein sequence is MLRLRNSILSHLLSTSAASTVWPLHQHLSAAAAAVSPRPSFAVEKYLIDTCGLTRAQALKAATKIPHVNCPSKPDAVLAFLAGLGLSSADVAAVVARDPKFLCAGVERTLDPVVLGLNGLGISRSEVARLVSLAPERFRSRCIVSKLQYYLPLFGSTERLLRALNHSSNLLSSSLEKVVKPNVAFLEECGLGACDIASLCGCARWILATKPEHVRAMATRAEAVGVPRGSGMFRQAMQAVAFLSGKEIAIKVEQLKNMLKWSDAEVGIAVRKAPMVLVRSNDALERKSEFFISEVGLEPGYIAHRPALLSYSLEGRIKPRYYVLKFLKVKGLLHQDRDYYNTVMISEKFFMARFICPHKKAAPHLAEDYAAACRGEMPTRFRFT